The Sphaeramia orbicularis chromosome 18, fSphaOr1.1, whole genome shotgun sequence genome contains a region encoding:
- the psip1b gene encoding PC4 and SFRS1-interacting protein isoform X5 has translation MAGKSNERFKTGDLVFAKMKGFPHWPARVHNPEHGCKKRVLVYFFGTHQIGSLVPENVVPYVGNKMKYGTGVRIKGFSEGMWEIQNTPGIGSKLKMPAKSSTQTPAKTTPAKVTPTASNTTRAKKATSKATPPKTPSKPSGKKETASADKTPLRASSRGAPDKTPDSKQTPAKTPTVKEAAAGPAVSTRNTRSGGSLIGPPLPLPEFRRPKNSESKSADKSKISKNDGVQKVQEKKEPEEIKEKLSESQGVKRKREEEKEAESEGGNETTAEGKASTKKKKENVDKDKETKEDEKKEEEMKKPPTDGEGMRTRRSEKEEQRKTKQDFSGGEEENRVMKRNRVERKSRQEDVGEEEEEAMKNMDEEEREGGDGLVDEERQRLAAKRESLLKSLRGLLTTTGGVKRRESVKSAQTAGDEAKKKKTESTSTDKKSIKESAVTKVVSKRTGSEGSSRKSRTLEEKDDRNTSQTKPAEVNPKDSNKQGKKLDRDDEIKEKKSDDTKPPKEERSIIGKIVKAPGAKVQVKTMGGPSTTEEDKKRTDQKSSEKANEAEGEGRKDGKRRSERSAKEADGKGKGDEERQKKRREDGEKKAEDKLEGKSQEDKVTTRDQKRKDGKNETSEKEVKTTADKVTTGEQRKKDGKSETHEKKDEKITEQTEKVTTREQKRKDGKSEIQEKKDDKTTAEQTEKVTREQRKKDGKNEAHEKKDEKSTEETEKVTREQRKKDGKNEAHEKKDEKSTEETEKKTREQRKDGKNEAHEKKDEKSTEETEKKNKRAKEGWKE, from the exons ATGGCGGGGAAATCCAACGAACGCTTCAAAACAGGAGACCTCGTATTCGCCAAGATGAAGGGCTTCCCTCACTGGCCGGCCAGG GTCCATAATCCAGAACACGGATGCAAGAAGCGAGTCCTGGTCTACTTTTTCGGAACCCACCAGAT AGGAAGTCTCGTGCCAGAAAACGTTGTTCCTTATGTCGGAAACAAGATGAAGTACGGCACTGGTGTTCGCATCAAAGGCTTCTCTGAGGGGATGTGGGAGATCCAGAACACGCCCGGAATTGGGAGCAAACTCAAA ATGCCCGCAAAGTCCAGCACACAGACTCCTGCAAAAACTACACCTGCAAAAGTAACTCCTACTGCCAGTAACACTACACGTGCTAAAAAAGCTACCAGTAAAGCGACTCCGCCTAAAACTCCTTCAAAGCCCAGTGGTAAGAAAGAAACGGCGTCTGCTGATAAAACTCCTCTCAGAGCTTCGTCAAGAGGGGCTCCAGATAAAACCCCAGACTCTAAACAAACCCCTGCAAAGACACCGACGGTCAAAGAAGCGGCGGCAGGACCGGCCGTAAGTACAAGAAACACTAGGTCAGGGGGAAGTCTGATAGGACCGCCTCTTCCGCTCCCAGAATTCAGGAGACCGAAGAACTCAGAGTCAAAGTCTGCagataaaagtaaaataagtaaGAATGATGGAGTGCAGAAAGTCCAAGAGAAGAAGGAACCTGAAGAAATAAAGGAGAAGTTGTCAGAGAGTCAAGGAGTGAAGAGGAAgagggaagaagagaaggaggcaGAAAGTGAAGGAGGAAACGAAACAACAGCAGAGGGAAAAGCATCaacgaaaaagaagaaagaaaacgtAGACAAAGACAAGGAAACGAAGGAGGATGAAAAGAAGGAAGAAGAGATGAAGAAACCGCCTACGGATGGAGAAGGTATGAGGACGAGGAGGTcggagaaggaggagcagaggaaaacCAAGCAGGACTTTTCAGGAGGTGAAGAGGAGAACAGGGTGATGAAGAGGAACAGGGTGGAGAGGAAAAGCAGGCAGGAGGATgtgggagaagaggaagaggaggcaaTGAAGAACATGGAcgaagaggagagggagggaggagacgGACTTGTGGACGAGGAG AGACAACGCCTGGCTGCAAAGAGGGAGAGTCTGTTAAAATCTCTGCGAGGTCTGTTAACAACAACTGGAGGAGTGAAGAGGAGGGAGAGTGTGAAGAGCGCTCA GACAGCTGGGGatgaagcaaagaaaaagaagacgGAGTCCACATCAACGGATAAGAAGAGCATCAAAGAATCAGCTGTGACTAAGGTGGTCTCCAAGAGGACAGGAAGTGAAGGTTCATCCAGAAAAAGCAGAACACTGGAGGAGAAGGACGATAGAAACACCTCACAGACAAAACCGGCAGAGGTCAACCCGAAAGACAGCAACAAACAGGGAAAGAAACTAGACAGGGACGATGAAATCAAGGAAAAGAAAAGTGATGACACGAAGCCGCCGAAGGAAGAGAGGAGTATTATCGGAAAAATCGTCAAAGCGCCAGGAGCCAAGGTTCAGGTGAAGACGATGGGAGGACCGTCGACCACCGAGGAGGACAAGAAGAGAACGGACCAGAAAAGTTCAGAAAAGGCCAACGAGGCGGAAGGAGAGGGAAGAAAAGACGGCAAGAGGAGGTCGGAAAGATCGGCAAAAGAGGCGGATGGGAAGGGAAAAGGGGATgaggaaagacagaaaaagagaagAGAGGACGGAGAGAAGAAGGCAGAAGATAAACTGGAAGGGAAGTCACAGGAGGACAAAGTGACGACAAGAGACCAGAAGAGGAAGGATGGAAAGAATGAAACGTCAGAGAAGGAAGTGAAAACGACAGCAGACAAAGTGACGACAGGAGAGCAGAGAAAGAAGGATGGAAAGAGTGAAACGCACGAGAAAAAGGATGAGAAAATtacagaacaaactgaaaaagtaacAACTAGAGAGCAGAAGAGAAAGGATGGAAAGAGTGAAATACAGGAGAAGAAAGATGACAAGACTACAGCAGAACAAACGGAAAAA gtaaCAAGAGAGCAAAGGAAGAAGGATGGAAAGAATGAAGCGCATGAGAAAAAGGATGAGAAAAGTACAGAGGAAACAGAAAAAGTAACAAGAGAGCAAAGGAAGAAGGATGGAAAGAATGAAGCACATGAGAAAAAGGATGAGAAAAGtacagaagaaacagaaaaaaaaacaagagagcaaAGGAAGGATGGAAAGAATGAAGCACATGAGAAAAAGGATGAGAAAAGtacagaagaaacagaaaaaaaaaacaagagagcaaAGGAAGGATGGAAAGAATGA
- the psip1b gene encoding PC4 and SFRS1-interacting protein isoform X4, with protein MAGKSNERFKTGDLVFAKMKGFPHWPARVHNPEHGCKKRVLVYFFGTHQIGSLVPENVVPYVGNKMKYGTGVRIKGFSEGMWEIQNTPGIGSKLKMPAKSSTQTPAKTTPAKVTPTASNTTRAKKATSKATPPKTPSKPSGKKETASADKTPLRASSRGAPDKTPDSKQTPAKTPTVKEAAAGPAVSTRNTRSGGSLIGPPLPLPEFRRPKNSESKSADKSKISKNDGVQKVQEKKEPEEIKEKLSESQGVKRKREEEKEAESEGGNETTAEGKASTKKKKENVDKDKETKEDEKKEEEMKKPPTDGEGMRTRRSEKEEQRKTKQDFSGGEEENRVMKRNRVERKSRQEDVGEEEEEAMKNMDEEEREGGDGLVDEERQRLAAKRESLLKSLRGLLTTTGGVKRRESVKSAQTAGDEAKKKKTESTSTDKKSIKESAVTKVVSKRTGSEGSSRKSRTLEEKDDRNTSQTKPAEVNPKDSNKQGKKLDRDDEIKEKKSDDTKPPKEERSIIGKIVKAPGAKVQVKTMGGPSTTEEDKKRTDQKSSEKANEAEGEGRKDGKRRSERSAKEADGKGKGDEERQKKRREDGEKKAEDKLEGKSQEDKVTTRDQKRKDGKNETSEKEVKTTADKVTTGEQRKKDGKSETHEKKDEKITEQTEKVTTREQKRKDGKSEIQEKKDDKTTAEQTEKVTREQRKKDGKNEMNEKKDEKSTEETEKVTREQRKKDGKNEAHEKKDEKSTEETEKVTREQRKKDGKNEAHEKKDEKSTEETEKKTREQRKDGKNEAHEKKDEKSTEETEKKNKRAKEGWKE; from the exons ATGGCGGGGAAATCCAACGAACGCTTCAAAACAGGAGACCTCGTATTCGCCAAGATGAAGGGCTTCCCTCACTGGCCGGCCAGG GTCCATAATCCAGAACACGGATGCAAGAAGCGAGTCCTGGTCTACTTTTTCGGAACCCACCAGAT AGGAAGTCTCGTGCCAGAAAACGTTGTTCCTTATGTCGGAAACAAGATGAAGTACGGCACTGGTGTTCGCATCAAAGGCTTCTCTGAGGGGATGTGGGAGATCCAGAACACGCCCGGAATTGGGAGCAAACTCAAA ATGCCCGCAAAGTCCAGCACACAGACTCCTGCAAAAACTACACCTGCAAAAGTAACTCCTACTGCCAGTAACACTACACGTGCTAAAAAAGCTACCAGTAAAGCGACTCCGCCTAAAACTCCTTCAAAGCCCAGTGGTAAGAAAGAAACGGCGTCTGCTGATAAAACTCCTCTCAGAGCTTCGTCAAGAGGGGCTCCAGATAAAACCCCAGACTCTAAACAAACCCCTGCAAAGACACCGACGGTCAAAGAAGCGGCGGCAGGACCGGCCGTAAGTACAAGAAACACTAGGTCAGGGGGAAGTCTGATAGGACCGCCTCTTCCGCTCCCAGAATTCAGGAGACCGAAGAACTCAGAGTCAAAGTCTGCagataaaagtaaaataagtaaGAATGATGGAGTGCAGAAAGTCCAAGAGAAGAAGGAACCTGAAGAAATAAAGGAGAAGTTGTCAGAGAGTCAAGGAGTGAAGAGGAAgagggaagaagagaaggaggcaGAAAGTGAAGGAGGAAACGAAACAACAGCAGAGGGAAAAGCATCaacgaaaaagaagaaagaaaacgtAGACAAAGACAAGGAAACGAAGGAGGATGAAAAGAAGGAAGAAGAGATGAAGAAACCGCCTACGGATGGAGAAGGTATGAGGACGAGGAGGTcggagaaggaggagcagaggaaaacCAAGCAGGACTTTTCAGGAGGTGAAGAGGAGAACAGGGTGATGAAGAGGAACAGGGTGGAGAGGAAAAGCAGGCAGGAGGATgtgggagaagaggaagaggaggcaaTGAAGAACATGGAcgaagaggagagggagggaggagacgGACTTGTGGACGAGGAG AGACAACGCCTGGCTGCAAAGAGGGAGAGTCTGTTAAAATCTCTGCGAGGTCTGTTAACAACAACTGGAGGAGTGAAGAGGAGGGAGAGTGTGAAGAGCGCTCA GACAGCTGGGGatgaagcaaagaaaaagaagacgGAGTCCACATCAACGGATAAGAAGAGCATCAAAGAATCAGCTGTGACTAAGGTGGTCTCCAAGAGGACAGGAAGTGAAGGTTCATCCAGAAAAAGCAGAACACTGGAGGAGAAGGACGATAGAAACACCTCACAGACAAAACCGGCAGAGGTCAACCCGAAAGACAGCAACAAACAGGGAAAGAAACTAGACAGGGACGATGAAATCAAGGAAAAGAAAAGTGATGACACGAAGCCGCCGAAGGAAGAGAGGAGTATTATCGGAAAAATCGTCAAAGCGCCAGGAGCCAAGGTTCAGGTGAAGACGATGGGAGGACCGTCGACCACCGAGGAGGACAAGAAGAGAACGGACCAGAAAAGTTCAGAAAAGGCCAACGAGGCGGAAGGAGAGGGAAGAAAAGACGGCAAGAGGAGGTCGGAAAGATCGGCAAAAGAGGCGGATGGGAAGGGAAAAGGGGATgaggaaagacagaaaaagagaagAGAGGACGGAGAGAAGAAGGCAGAAGATAAACTGGAAGGGAAGTCACAGGAGGACAAAGTGACGACAAGAGACCAGAAGAGGAAGGATGGAAAGAATGAAACGTCAGAGAAGGAAGTGAAAACGACAGCAGACAAAGTGACGACAGGAGAGCAGAGAAAGAAGGATGGAAAGAGTGAAACGCACGAGAAAAAGGATGAGAAAATtacagaacaaactgaaaaagtaacAACTAGAGAGCAGAAGAGAAAGGATGGAAAGAGTGAAATACAGGAGAAGAAAGATGACAAGACTACAGCAGAACAAACGGAAAAAGTAACAAGAGAG CAGAGGAAGAAAGATGGaaagaatgaaatgaatgagaaaaagGATGAGAAAAGtacagaagaaacagaaaaagtaaCAAGAGAGCAAAGGAAGAAGGATGGAAAGAATGAAGCGCATGAGAAAAAGGATGAGAAAAGTACAGAGGAAACAGAAAAAGTAACAAGAGAGCAAAGGAAGAAGGATGGAAAGAATGAAGCACATGAGAAAAAGGATGAGAAAAGtacagaagaaacagaaaaaaaaacaagagagcaaAGGAAGGATGGAAAGAATGAAGCACATGAGAAAAAGGATGAGAAAAGtacagaagaaacagaaaaaaaaaacaagagagcaaAGGAAGGATGGAAAGAATGA
- the psip1b gene encoding PC4 and SFRS1-interacting protein isoform X2, with amino-acid sequence MAGKSNERFKTGDLVFAKMKGFPHWPARVHNPEHGCKKRVLVYFFGTHQIGSLVPENVVPYVGNKMKYGTGVRIKGFSEGMWEIQNTPGIGSKLKMPAKSSTQTPAKTTPAKVTPTASNTTRAKKATSKATPPKTPSKPSGKKETASADKTPLRASSRGAPDKTPDSKQTPAKTPTVKEAAAGPAVSTRNTRSGGSLIGPPLPLPEFRRPKNSESKSADKSKISKNDGVQKVQEKKEPEEIKEKLSESQGVKRKREEEKEAESEGGNETTAEGKASTKKKKENVDKDKETKEDEKKEEEMKKPPTDGEGMRTRRSEKEEQRKTKQDFSGGEEENRVMKRNRVERKSRQEDVGEEEEEAMKNMDEEEREGGDGLVDEERQRLAAKRESLLKSLRGLLTTTGGVKRRESVKSAQTAGDEAKKKKTESTSTDKKSIKESAVTKVVSKRTGSEGSSRKSRTLEEKDDRNTSQTKPAEVNPKDSNKQGKKLDRDDEIKEKKSDDTKPPKEERSIIGKIVKAPGAKVQVKTMGGPSTTEEDKKRTDQKSSEKANEAEGEGRKDGKRRSERSAKEADGKGKGDEERQKKRREDGEKKAEDKLEGKSQEDKVTTRDQKRKDGKNETSEKEVKTTADKVTTGEQRKKDGKSETHEKKDEKITEQTEKVTTREQKRKDGKSEIQEKKDDKTTAEQTEKVTREQRKKDGKNEAHEKTHEKMTEEQTEKVMTREQKRKDGKSETQGKSDNKTAAVKVTKEQKKDEKSETHEKKEEKMTAEQTEKVTTREQRKKDGKNETHEKKDEKTTEDQTEKVTTREQKRKEGKNDTQGKEDEKTAAEKVPREQRKDERVKRSRKRTRNDDRTN; translated from the exons ATGGCGGGGAAATCCAACGAACGCTTCAAAACAGGAGACCTCGTATTCGCCAAGATGAAGGGCTTCCCTCACTGGCCGGCCAGG GTCCATAATCCAGAACACGGATGCAAGAAGCGAGTCCTGGTCTACTTTTTCGGAACCCACCAGAT AGGAAGTCTCGTGCCAGAAAACGTTGTTCCTTATGTCGGAAACAAGATGAAGTACGGCACTGGTGTTCGCATCAAAGGCTTCTCTGAGGGGATGTGGGAGATCCAGAACACGCCCGGAATTGGGAGCAAACTCAAA ATGCCCGCAAAGTCCAGCACACAGACTCCTGCAAAAACTACACCTGCAAAAGTAACTCCTACTGCCAGTAACACTACACGTGCTAAAAAAGCTACCAGTAAAGCGACTCCGCCTAAAACTCCTTCAAAGCCCAGTGGTAAGAAAGAAACGGCGTCTGCTGATAAAACTCCTCTCAGAGCTTCGTCAAGAGGGGCTCCAGATAAAACCCCAGACTCTAAACAAACCCCTGCAAAGACACCGACGGTCAAAGAAGCGGCGGCAGGACCGGCCGTAAGTACAAGAAACACTAGGTCAGGGGGAAGTCTGATAGGACCGCCTCTTCCGCTCCCAGAATTCAGGAGACCGAAGAACTCAGAGTCAAAGTCTGCagataaaagtaaaataagtaaGAATGATGGAGTGCAGAAAGTCCAAGAGAAGAAGGAACCTGAAGAAATAAAGGAGAAGTTGTCAGAGAGTCAAGGAGTGAAGAGGAAgagggaagaagagaaggaggcaGAAAGTGAAGGAGGAAACGAAACAACAGCAGAGGGAAAAGCATCaacgaaaaagaagaaagaaaacgtAGACAAAGACAAGGAAACGAAGGAGGATGAAAAGAAGGAAGAAGAGATGAAGAAACCGCCTACGGATGGAGAAGGTATGAGGACGAGGAGGTcggagaaggaggagcagaggaaaacCAAGCAGGACTTTTCAGGAGGTGAAGAGGAGAACAGGGTGATGAAGAGGAACAGGGTGGAGAGGAAAAGCAGGCAGGAGGATgtgggagaagaggaagaggaggcaaTGAAGAACATGGAcgaagaggagagggagggaggagacgGACTTGTGGACGAGGAG AGACAACGCCTGGCTGCAAAGAGGGAGAGTCTGTTAAAATCTCTGCGAGGTCTGTTAACAACAACTGGAGGAGTGAAGAGGAGGGAGAGTGTGAAGAGCGCTCA GACAGCTGGGGatgaagcaaagaaaaagaagacgGAGTCCACATCAACGGATAAGAAGAGCATCAAAGAATCAGCTGTGACTAAGGTGGTCTCCAAGAGGACAGGAAGTGAAGGTTCATCCAGAAAAAGCAGAACACTGGAGGAGAAGGACGATAGAAACACCTCACAGACAAAACCGGCAGAGGTCAACCCGAAAGACAGCAACAAACAGGGAAAGAAACTAGACAGGGACGATGAAATCAAGGAAAAGAAAAGTGATGACACGAAGCCGCCGAAGGAAGAGAGGAGTATTATCGGAAAAATCGTCAAAGCGCCAGGAGCCAAGGTTCAGGTGAAGACGATGGGAGGACCGTCGACCACCGAGGAGGACAAGAAGAGAACGGACCAGAAAAGTTCAGAAAAGGCCAACGAGGCGGAAGGAGAGGGAAGAAAAGACGGCAAGAGGAGGTCGGAAAGATCGGCAAAAGAGGCGGATGGGAAGGGAAAAGGGGATgaggaaagacagaaaaagagaagAGAGGACGGAGAGAAGAAGGCAGAAGATAAACTGGAAGGGAAGTCACAGGAGGACAAAGTGACGACAAGAGACCAGAAGAGGAAGGATGGAAAGAATGAAACGTCAGAGAAGGAAGTGAAAACGACAGCAGACAAAGTGACGACAGGAGAGCAGAGAAAGAAGGATGGAAAGAGTGAAACGCACGAGAAAAAGGATGAGAAAATtacagaacaaactgaaaaagtaacAACTAGAGAGCAGAAGAGAAAGGATGGAAAGAGTGAAATACAGGAGAAGAAAGATGACAAGACTACAGCAGAACAAACGGAAAAAGTAACAAGAGAGCAAAGAAAGAAGGATGGAAAGAATGAAGCGCATGAGAAAA CACATGAGAAAATGACagaagaacaaactgaaaaagtaatgaccagagaacagaaaagaaaagatggaaaGAGTGAAACGCAGGGTAAAAGTGACAACAAAACTGCTGCAGTAAAAGTgacaaaagaacagaagaaagatGAAAAGAGCGAAACGcatgagaaaaaggaggagaaaatgacagcagaacaaactgaaaaagtaacgacaa GAGAGCAGAGGAAGAAGGATGGAAAGAATGAAACGCATGAGAAAAAGGATGAGAAAACTACGGAGGATCAGACAGAAAAAGTAACAACAAGAGAACAGAAGAGGAAAGAGGGAAAGAATGATACACAGGGAAAAGAGGATGAGAAAACTGCAGCAGAAAAAGTCCCAAGAGAACAGAGGAAGGATGAAAGAGTGAAACGCAGCAGAAAAAGGACGAGAAACGACgacagaacaaactga
- the psip1b gene encoding PC4 and SFRS1-interacting protein isoform X3, which yields MAGKSNERFKTGDLVFAKMKGFPHWPARVHNPEHGCKKRVLVYFFGTHQIGSLVPENVVPYVGNKMKYGTGVRIKGFSEGMWEIQNTPGIGSKLKMPAKSSTQTPAKTTPAKVTPTASNTTRAKKATSKATPPKTPSKPSGKKETASADKTPLRASSRGAPDKTPDSKQTPAKTPTVKEAAAGPAVSTRNTRSGGSLIGPPLPLPEFRRPKNSESKSADKSKISKNDGVQKVQEKKEPEEIKEKLSESQGVKRKREEEKEAESEGGNETTAEGKASTKKKKENVDKDKETKEDEKKEEEMKKPPTDGEGMRTRRSEKEEQRKTKQDFSGGEEENRVMKRNRVERKSRQEDVGEEEEEAMKNMDEEEREGGDGLVDEERQRLAAKRESLLKSLRGLLTTTGGVKRRESVKSAQTAGDEAKKKKTESTSTDKKSIKESAVTKVVSKRTGSEGSSRKSRTLEEKDDRNTSQTKPAEVNPKDSNKQGKKLDRDDEIKEKKSDDTKPPKEERSIIGKIVKAPGAKVQVKTMGGPSTTEEDKKRTDQKSSEKANEAEGEGRKDGKRRSERSAKEADGKGKGDEERQKKRREDGEKKAEDKLEGKSQEDKVTTRDQKRKDGKNETSEKEVKTTADKVTTGEQRKKDGKSETHEKKDEKITEQTEKVTTREQKRKDGKSEIQEKKDDKTTAEQTEKVVTREQRKKDGKNEMNEKKDEKSTEETEKVTREQRKKDGKNEAHEKKDEKSTEETEKVTREQRKKDGKNEAHEKKDEKSTEETEKKTREQRKDGKNEAHEKKDEKSTEETEKKNKRAKEGWKE from the exons ATGGCGGGGAAATCCAACGAACGCTTCAAAACAGGAGACCTCGTATTCGCCAAGATGAAGGGCTTCCCTCACTGGCCGGCCAGG GTCCATAATCCAGAACACGGATGCAAGAAGCGAGTCCTGGTCTACTTTTTCGGAACCCACCAGAT AGGAAGTCTCGTGCCAGAAAACGTTGTTCCTTATGTCGGAAACAAGATGAAGTACGGCACTGGTGTTCGCATCAAAGGCTTCTCTGAGGGGATGTGGGAGATCCAGAACACGCCCGGAATTGGGAGCAAACTCAAA ATGCCCGCAAAGTCCAGCACACAGACTCCTGCAAAAACTACACCTGCAAAAGTAACTCCTACTGCCAGTAACACTACACGTGCTAAAAAAGCTACCAGTAAAGCGACTCCGCCTAAAACTCCTTCAAAGCCCAGTGGTAAGAAAGAAACGGCGTCTGCTGATAAAACTCCTCTCAGAGCTTCGTCAAGAGGGGCTCCAGATAAAACCCCAGACTCTAAACAAACCCCTGCAAAGACACCGACGGTCAAAGAAGCGGCGGCAGGACCGGCCGTAAGTACAAGAAACACTAGGTCAGGGGGAAGTCTGATAGGACCGCCTCTTCCGCTCCCAGAATTCAGGAGACCGAAGAACTCAGAGTCAAAGTCTGCagataaaagtaaaataagtaaGAATGATGGAGTGCAGAAAGTCCAAGAGAAGAAGGAACCTGAAGAAATAAAGGAGAAGTTGTCAGAGAGTCAAGGAGTGAAGAGGAAgagggaagaagagaaggaggcaGAAAGTGAAGGAGGAAACGAAACAACAGCAGAGGGAAAAGCATCaacgaaaaagaagaaagaaaacgtAGACAAAGACAAGGAAACGAAGGAGGATGAAAAGAAGGAAGAAGAGATGAAGAAACCGCCTACGGATGGAGAAGGTATGAGGACGAGGAGGTcggagaaggaggagcagaggaaaacCAAGCAGGACTTTTCAGGAGGTGAAGAGGAGAACAGGGTGATGAAGAGGAACAGGGTGGAGAGGAAAAGCAGGCAGGAGGATgtgggagaagaggaagaggaggcaaTGAAGAACATGGAcgaagaggagagggagggaggagacgGACTTGTGGACGAGGAG AGACAACGCCTGGCTGCAAAGAGGGAGAGTCTGTTAAAATCTCTGCGAGGTCTGTTAACAACAACTGGAGGAGTGAAGAGGAGGGAGAGTGTGAAGAGCGCTCA GACAGCTGGGGatgaagcaaagaaaaagaagacgGAGTCCACATCAACGGATAAGAAGAGCATCAAAGAATCAGCTGTGACTAAGGTGGTCTCCAAGAGGACAGGAAGTGAAGGTTCATCCAGAAAAAGCAGAACACTGGAGGAGAAGGACGATAGAAACACCTCACAGACAAAACCGGCAGAGGTCAACCCGAAAGACAGCAACAAACAGGGAAAGAAACTAGACAGGGACGATGAAATCAAGGAAAAGAAAAGTGATGACACGAAGCCGCCGAAGGAAGAGAGGAGTATTATCGGAAAAATCGTCAAAGCGCCAGGAGCCAAGGTTCAGGTGAAGACGATGGGAGGACCGTCGACCACCGAGGAGGACAAGAAGAGAACGGACCAGAAAAGTTCAGAAAAGGCCAACGAGGCGGAAGGAGAGGGAAGAAAAGACGGCAAGAGGAGGTCGGAAAGATCGGCAAAAGAGGCGGATGGGAAGGGAAAAGGGGATgaggaaagacagaaaaagagaagAGAGGACGGAGAGAAGAAGGCAGAAGATAAACTGGAAGGGAAGTCACAGGAGGACAAAGTGACGACAAGAGACCAGAAGAGGAAGGATGGAAAGAATGAAACGTCAGAGAAGGAAGTGAAAACGACAGCAGACAAAGTGACGACAGGAGAGCAGAGAAAGAAGGATGGAAAGAGTGAAACGCACGAGAAAAAGGATGAGAAAATtacagaacaaactgaaaaagtaacAACTAGAGAGCAGAAGAGAAAGGATGGAAAGAGTGAAATACAGGAGAAGAAAGATGACAAGACTACAGCAGAACAAACGGAAAAA GTAGTGACAAGAGAACAGAGGAAGAAAGATGGaaagaatgaaatgaatgagaaaaagGATGAGAAAAGtacagaagaaacagaaaaagtaaCAAGAGAGCAAAGGAAGAAGGATGGAAAGAATGAAGCGCATGAGAAAAAGGATGAGAAAAGTACAGAGGAAACAGAAAAAGTAACAAGAGAGCAAAGGAAGAAGGATGGAAAGAATGAAGCACATGAGAAAAAGGATGAGAAAAGtacagaagaaacagaaaaaaaaacaagagagcaaAGGAAGGATGGAAAGAATGAAGCACATGAGAAAAAGGATGAGAAAAGtacagaagaaacagaaaaaaaaaacaagagagcaaAGGAAGGATGGAAAGAATGA